One Rhinopithecus roxellana isolate Shanxi Qingling chromosome 7, ASM756505v1, whole genome shotgun sequence DNA segment encodes these proteins:
- the LOC115898697 gene encoding zinc finger protein 41-like isoform X1 → MGAVSLLKLGHLFCGMSHLDLADNILVISLKISLDPSYLSADHATLNGIVLLQVSASFEDKTVDFSREEWQHLDPAQRCLYWDVILENYSHLLSVGEKFSYR, encoded by the exons aaactgGGTCATTTGTTCTGTGGAATGTCCCATCTGGATTTGGCTGACAACATCCTTGTGATATCCCTGAAGATATCCCTTGATCCTTCATATTTGAG TGCTGACCACGCTACCTTGAACGGGATTGTATTATTACAGGTATCAGCGTCATTTGAGGATAAGACTGTGGACTTCAGCAGGGAGGAGTGGCAGCACTTGGACCCTGCTCAGAGATGCCTGTACTGGGATGTGATACTAGAGAACTACAGCCACCTGCTCTCAGTGG GTGAGAAATTCTCATACAGGTGA
- the LOC115898697 gene encoding zinc finger protein 41-like isoform X2, producing the protein MSHLDLADNILVISLKISLDPSYLSADHATLNGIVLLQVSASFEDKTVDFSREEWQHLDPAQRCLYWDVILENYSHLLSVGEKFSYR; encoded by the exons ATGTCCCATCTGGATTTGGCTGACAACATCCTTGTGATATCCCTGAAGATATCCCTTGATCCTTCATATTTGAG TGCTGACCACGCTACCTTGAACGGGATTGTATTATTACAGGTATCAGCGTCATTTGAGGATAAGACTGTGGACTTCAGCAGGGAGGAGTGGCAGCACTTGGACCCTGCTCAGAGATGCCTGTACTGGGATGTGATACTAGAGAACTACAGCCACCTGCTCTCAGTGG GTGAGAAATTCTCATACAGGTGA